The Ferrovibrio sp. MS7 sequence ACGATTTCGGCTCGGGCGCCGGCTTCTATGTCGACGCCACCCAGGCGCCGTGGTCGAAGCACTACCGGATGTATTCCTACGTCACGATGGAGTTGCCCGATCTCATCGCTGGCCACTTCCCGGTTGATGGCTCCCGCATCGGCATCACGGGTCACTCCATGGGCGGGCATGGCGCGCTGGTCTGCGCGCTGCGCAATCCGGCCCTCTACCGCTCTGTTTCCGCTTTCTCACCAATCGTTGCGCCGAGCCAGGTGCCGTGGGGCCAGAAGGCCTTCACCGGCTATCTCGGAACTGCCACGGACCAGTGGCAGCCTTATGATGCCACGGCATTGGCAGCCACGACGGCATGGACTAATCCCATCCTGATCGATCAGGGCACGGCGGATGAATTCCTGGAAAGCCAGTTAAAGCCGCAGCTTTTTGCATCGGCCTGCGCCAAGGCCGGTATCCCGGTGACCCTGCGGCTGCAGCAGCATTACGATCACAGCTATTACTTCATCCAGAGCTTCATTGGCGAGCATATCGCGTGGCACGCGGACGCGCTGCGGCAATAAACCATATCGGCCTGAACGCTACTTCGCCTGCAGAAAAGACAGTACAACCCTGACAACATGACCCTTCCAGTCATGCTGCCAGGCTTCCGACCGGATATCGGTCTGGAATGTCGCAGAGAGCGTGTAGCCGTTATTCAGGTGATGGCAGCTCAGGGCAACGATAGTGATATAGAGCTTGAGCGGATCGGTGCCGCGCCGGAACAGGCCGCTGGTTTCGCCGCGCTTCAGCACCATGCGCAAGGTATCGATCAACGGCGATGACATGGCCGGAATCCGGCTGGAGGCCTTGATATACTTGCCCTTGTGCAGGTTTTCCGTGCTGGTGAGGCGAACAAAGCCCGGATGCGCAGCAAAATGATCGACGGTG is a genomic window containing:
- the fghA gene encoding S-formylglutathione hydrolase → MQRLKNWTCFGGQQQVWKHRSTALDCDMEVAVYLPPQAAAGAPLPVLYYLSGLTCTWENMVTKAGAQRYAAEHGLILVAPDTSPRGVNIPGENESYDFGSGAGFYVDATQAPWSKHYRMYSYVTMELPDLIAGHFPVDGSRIGITGHSMGGHGALVCALRNPALYRSVSAFSPIVAPSQVPWGQKAFTGYLGTATDQWQPYDATALAATTAWTNPILIDQGTADEFLESQLKPQLFASACAKAGIPVTLRLQQHYDHSYYFIQSFIGEHIAWHADALRQ
- a CDS encoding TetR/AcrR family transcriptional regulator, encoding MAARSISSHPAPGARARVAAKRDSARTRQQILTAAIEEFSRHGFSGARVETIVTRAKCNMRMIYHHFKDKEGLYIAALEAVYEEIRTAEQQLDLEHLEPVAAMKKLVEFTVDHFAAHPGFVRLTSTENLHKGKYIKASSRIPAMSSPLIDTLRMVLKRGETSGLFRRGTDPLKLYITIVALSCHHLNNGYTLSATFQTDIRSEAWQHDWKGHVVRVVLSFLQAK